Proteins from a genomic interval of Maylandia zebra isolate NMK-2024a linkage group LG15, Mzebra_GT3a, whole genome shotgun sequence:
- the arv1 gene encoding protein ARV1, producing MGKDDFRCIECNEKAAELHRDYSNGILKITICESCQKPVDKYIEYDPVIILIDAILCKTQAFRHILFNTRLNIHWKLCVFSLLCEAYLRWSMLHGSEQSSDPADIIRYTKEWEFYGMFGLAALELSAFCGGVLCFLWVVVCCLQGETMELCLLLRALLLSCYGKVLLIPAVIWEHDYSPLCLGLIKLFVLTSNSQAIRVILNSRRRLSLMAVCVGLLSETCVAQACKKLSWSIQDMLTF from the exons ATGGGAAAAGATGATTTTAGATGTATTGAATGTAACGAAAAAGCAGCGGAACTCCACAGGGATTACAGCAACGGGATCCTGAAGATAACAATATGT GAGTCCTGCCAGAAGCCAGTGGACAAGTACATTGAATATGACCCAGTCATCATCCTCATCGATGCCATTTTGTGCAAGACACAGGCTTTCAGGCACATTTTGTTCAACACAAGACTAAAT ATCCACTggaagctgtgtgtgttttccctgCTGTGTGAAGCCTACCTCAGGTGGTCCATGCTCCATGGCTCCGAGCAGAGCAGTGACCCTGCTGATATAATCAGATACACAAAGGAATGGGAATTCTACGGCATGTTTGGATTGGCTGCTCTTG AGCTGTCAGCGTTCTGTGGCGGAGTGCTGTGTTTCCTTTGGGTGGTGGTCTGCTGCCTGCAGGGTGAGACCATGGAGCTCTGCCTGCTCCTCAGAGCCCTGCTGTTATCGTGCTACGGCAAAGTCCTCCTCATCCCCGCTGTCATCTGGGAGCACGATTACTCCCCGCTCTGCCTGGGCCTCATCAAACTATTTGTGCTCACCTCAAATTCACAGGCGATCAGAG TGATCCTGAACAGCAGGAGACGTCTGTCGCTGATGGCCGTTTGTGTTGGCCTGCTGTCGGAGACCTGCGTGGCTCAGGCTTGTAAGAAGCTTTCGTGGAGCATCCAGGACATGTTGACATTTTAA